From a single Lolium rigidum isolate FL_2022 chromosome 7, APGP_CSIRO_Lrig_0.1, whole genome shotgun sequence genomic region:
- the LOC124673502 gene encoding probable carboxylesterase 18, which yields MEAKTRSQETAADESTRPAPPALPWSARLQIFALSAATDLAQRSNGTVNRFLFKLGDRQTPARPRPDALGIRSNDLTVDATRNLWARVYSPVAEAAGAGPLPVVVYFHGGGLTFLSPSSLPVDGMCRRFCHELGAVVVSVNYRLAPEHRYPAAYDDCEEVLRYLGATGLPADISVPVDLSRCFLAGDSAGGNIVHHVAQRWTSSPPSNNPVRLAGIILLQAYFGGEERTEAELRLEGVAPLVNMRRSDWSWRAFLPEGADRNHPAAHVTGEAGPEPELQEAFPPAMVVVGGLDPLQDWQRRYAAMLLRKGKTARLVEFPDAIHAFYAFPELPDAVKLVEEIKAFMDSYASVH from the coding sequence ATGGAGGCCAAGACGAGGAGCCAAGAGACGGCCGCCGACGAGAGCACCCGGCCAGCGCCGCCGGCGCTGCCATGGTCGGCGCGGCTCCAGATCTTCGCGCTCAGCGCCGCCACCGACCTCGCGCAGCGCAGCAACGGCACCGTCAACCGCTTCCTCTTCAAGCTCGGCGACAGGCAGACGCCCGCGAGGCCGCGCCCGGACGCGCTGGGCATCCGCTCCAACGACCTCACCGTCGACGCCACGCGGAACCTCTGGGCGCGCGTCTACTCCCCGGTGGCGGAGGCAGCCGGGGCGGGGCCTCTCCCCGTCGTCGTGTACTTCCACGGCGGCGGCTTGACGTTCCTCTCACCGTCGTCCTTGCCGGTGGACGGCATGTGCCGCCGCTTCTGCCACGAGCTGGGCGCCGTGGTCGTCTCCGTCAACTACCGCCTCGCGCCCGAGCACCGCTACCCGGCCGCCTACGACGACTGCGAGGAGGTGCTCCGCTACCTCGGCGCCACGGGGCTCCCCGCCGACATCTCCGTCCCGGTCGAcctctcccgctgcttcctcgccGGGGACAGCGCCGGCGGCAACATCGTCCATCACGTGGCCCAGCGGTGGACGTCATCCCCTCCCTCCAACAACCCCGTCCGCCTCGCCGGCATCATCCTCCTGCAGGCGTACTTCGGCGGCGAGGAGCGCACCGAGGCGGAGCTGAGGCTGGAGGGCGTGGCGCCGTTGGTGAACATGCGCCGCTCGGACTGGTCGTGGAGGGCGTTCCTGCCGGAGGGTGCCGACCGGAACCACCCGGCGGCGCACGTGACGGGCGAGGCCGGCCCGGAGCCGGAGCTGCAGGAGGCGTTCCCGCCGGCGATGGTGGTCGTCGGCGGGCTCGACCCGCTGCAGGACTGGCAGCGCCGGTACGCCGCCATGCTGCTGCGGAAGGGGAAGACGGCGCGCCTGGTGGAGTTCCCCGACGCGATCCACGCCTTCTACGCATTCCCGGAGCTCCCCGACGCCGTCAAGCTCGTGGAGGAAATCAAAGCCTTCATGGACAGCTACGCGTCCGTTCACTGA